In Comamonas koreensis, the genomic stretch GCGCGCACCGGCGTGCTGTTGGTGCACGGCCTGACCGGCACCCCCGCCGAGATGCGCCTGCTGGCCAAGGGCCTTCACCGCGAAGGCTTTACCGTCTATGCGGTGCAACTGGCCGGCCACTGCGGCAGCATGCAGGACCTGGTGCAGACGCGCTGGACCGACTGGCTCGCCAGCGTGCAGTCGGCGCTGCTGCGCTTTGGGCCCCATGTCGACCGGGTCGTCGTCGGCGGCCTGTCGATGGGCGCCTTGCTGTCGCTGGCGGTAGCCACCTCCCACCCGCGCCAGGTGGCGGGGGTGGCTGCGCTGTCCACCACGTTCCGCTATGACGGCTGGAGCATTCCCAGCTACACCAAGCTGGCCTTTTTGCTGCCGCTGTTCCGCCTGCTGGGCATTGGCCGCCACCGCGTGTTCATGGAAGCACCGCCCTACGGCATCAAGGACGAGGCCTTGCGCGCCAGGGTTGTCGCGCAAATGCACGGTGGCGACAGCGCTGCCGCGGGCCTGCCCGGCAATCCCTGGTGGTCCATCATCGAGCTGCGCAGGCTCTCGGCCCATGTCCGCAGCCACCTGCGGGATTTGCGCGCGCCATGCCTGGCCATCCACGCCAAGGAAGACGACATCTCCCACCGCTCCAATGCCGAGGACATCGCCGCTGGCGCCGTCCATGCGCAGGTCGAGGTCGTGCTGCTCGACAACTGCTACCACATGATCACCATCGACCGCGAGCGCCGCACGG encodes the following:
- a CDS encoding alpha/beta hydrolase yields the protein MKANDALARHLASQPQERAAEAALQTLCLTPHEFVMPGSGAAARTGVLLVHGLTGTPAEMRLLAKGLHREGFTVYAVQLAGHCGSMQDLVQTRWTDWLASVQSALLRFGPHVDRVVVGGLSMGALLSLAVATSHPRQVAGVAALSTTFRYDGWSIPSYTKLAFLLPLFRLLGIGRHRVFMEAPPYGIKDEALRARVVAQMHGGDSAAAGLPGNPWWSIIELRRLSAHVRSHLRDLRAPCLAIHAKEDDISHRSNAEDIAAGAVHAQVEVVLLDNCYHMITIDRERRTVIAKVHDFVARLGGIPTQAATHGH